The DNA window CCTACACCTCGGTCTCATTCATCACCACGCAGAAGACCTCTCCGCGGGTCCGGGCGTGGATGTTCGCCGGCTTCCTGGTGCTGACCTGCGGCGTCTACCTCTCCCTGGGCCAGGCTCCGCAGACCCTGCTGATCATGGCCGGGGCCTTCAACGGCGTGGTGCTGCCGCTGGGCTTCGCGGTGATCCTGATCGCCGCCTGGTTCAAGCAGAAGTCCCTGCTGGGCGGCTACCGCTACCCCAAGTGGCTGCTGATCTCCGGCACGGCGGTCTGGCTGCTGACCATCTACATGGGCGCGAACTCGCTGACCGGTCTGGCTGAGCTCTGGCAGGCAGGATGAGCATGAGCGACGTCGGCACTTTCCACACCGGACCGAGGGATCGTGGGCAGACGAGCCCTGCGGAGCTGGACCCCGGTCAGCTCTCGCCCGCTCAGTCCCGCGCCCTGTTCCGAGCGGGACTGCGCCGGCCCACCAGCGGCTTCAGTCCCGGATATGCTCAAGCCAACCTGTTGGCGGTGCCGCGCGAGTTGGCCTTCGACATGCTGCTCTTCGCCCAGCGCAACCCGAAGTCCTGCCCGGTGCTCGGCGTGCTGGAAGCCGGCCAGGTGAATTCGGAGCCGCTGGAGGGCGGGGACATCCGTACGGACCTGCCCGCTTATCGCGTCTACCGTGACGGGGAGCTGGTCGCCGAGCCGAACGAGGTCATCGAGCAGTGGCGCCCGGACCTGGTGGCCTTCCTCATCGGCTGCAGCTTCACCTTCGAGGCACCGCTGCTGGCCGCCGGAATCCCGATCGCTCATATGGAGCAGGGCGTGAATGTCCCGATGTACAAGACCTCCGTCCGGTGCCGTCCCGCCGGTGCGCTGTCTGGACCTCTGGTGGTCTCCATGCGGCCGCTTCCGGCAGACAGGATCGCCGACGCCGTCCGGATCACCTCGCGCTATCCGGGCGTCCACGGCGCTCCGGTGCACATCGGCTCCCCGCGGGAGATCGGGATCCGGGATCTCTCGGCCCCGGACTTCGGCGACGCCGTCGAGGTCCCCGAGGGTTGGACCCCGGTGTTCTGGGCCTGCGGGGTGACTCCGCAGGCCGCGGTCATGGAATCAGCGCCCGAGCTGGCCATCAGCCATGCCCCGGGACACATGCTGATCACTGATCTTCCCGACGCCGAGCTTCAGGTTCCGTGACGTCGCGGTCCGCAGGCTCGCTAGGCTGAGGTGCATGAACACCTACGCCCAGCCTGCTGCATACCAGTCGCTGCCCGGAGGTCCGCTGGACGCGGACCGCTCCTTCTATGACCGTCTGGCCGCTGCGGGCCGGACGCTCACCCAGGAGTTCGAGATCCCGGTGCGCTCCGGACAGGCCTGGGAGGTGCCGGCCGGCTCGGTGGTGAGGATCAGCTCGGTGGAGGGCCCGCAGGTCGGTGACCTGAACATGTGGAGTCGGCACAACCCGCGCGAACGATTCTGGGCCTCCCGGACACGTCAGCTGCAGCGGGCGTCGATGACCACCTACGACCGCTTCTGGTCCACGCTGCCCTACCTGCGGCCGATGGCCACGGTGATCGCCGACTCCTTGGCGGAACACCCCGACGCCGAGGTCATCCACGACCTGTTGGGCACCCGCTGCGACCCGTATGTGAACCGAATGCTGGCCGGCTACGACTTCGACCACCACTGCCACTCGAACCTGACCCGGGCCGTGCAGCCGTACGGGCTGACCGAGTTCGACGTCCACGATGTGCTCAACGTCTTCCAGTTCGCCGGGCTCAACGAGAACCGGGAGTACTTCATGGACTCCTGCCCGGCCCGACCCGCCTCCGCTGGGCACCCGGCGGATCACTTCGAATTCTTCGCCGAGATCGATCTGCTCTGCGCCCTGTCCACCTGTCCCGGAGGGGACCTCTCAGTGCACATGTGGGGCCCGGAGGCCGCCAGCACCGAAGAGCAGCTGGAACACTGCCACCCGCTGCGCGTGGAGGTCTTCACGCTCGAGGAGGAGGTCCTGCAGGGCTGGGAGTCACCGGCGACGGCGGCCTATCAGGGCAAGGACGGACGCAACGGCCTGCGCCCGGTCCCGCACGCCCACGCGTCCCCCTGAACCCCGCGCGGACCTGACCGCGCCGGCGTCGGGACTCATCATCCATTGGCACGGATGAGTCGTCAGAACGGCCCGGACCCCACTCAGGCGTGCCAATCGACGAGGAAGCCACCCCTCATCGGACTCCCAGGCCGGGCGTTTATCCTGAAGTGTCCCCATCGCCGTCGCGAAAGTGCCGCCACCTATGACTTCTCCGGCTGAAACCGCTGAGCAGGAACCCCGCGAACGCAAGACCTCCCTGCCCGGGAACCTCATCCGCGGCGGCCTGATCGGCATCGTGGAGACGGTGCCCGGCGTCTCCGGCGGCACAGTGGCGCTGGTGGTCGGGATCTACGAGCAGCTGATCGCCTCGGCCTCCCATATGGTCTCGGCGCTGCGTACGCTGATCACGGGCCCCGACCGCGTCAGCGGTGCCACAGCGCACCTGGCCGAGGTCCGCTGGCGGGTCATCGTGCCGGTGGTGATCGGCATGGCGCTGGCGGTCTTCACCATCGCCGGCCCCATCTCCACCGCCGTGGAGAACCATCCCGAGCTGACCCGCGCGGCCTTCTTCGGCATGGTCCTGGCCTCCCTGGCTGTTCCGCTGCGCATGGCCGGCAAGGTTGGGGGGAAGCACATCCTGGCCGGCATCGTGGCCGCCGTGCTCACCTTCTGGCTGGTCTCGCTGCCGCCCACCGATGTGGAGGCCAGCGCGCTGACCATCATCCCGGCGGCCGCCGTCGCCGTCTCCGCGCTGATGCTGCCGGGACTCTCCGGTTCCTTCCTGCTGCTGACCTTCGGTCTCTACGAGCCCACGATGAACGCCGTCTCCGAGCGCGACTTCGGCTATCTGGGCCTCTTCGCGGTGGGCATGCTGATCGGCGGCATCGTGATCGTGAAGGCCCTGCGCTGGTTGCTGGCCCATCACCACACGTTCACCCTGATCGTGCTGGCCGGCGTCATGGTCGGTGCCCTGCGCGTGCTCTGGCCCTGGCAGGCTGAGGACCGCACCCTGGAGGCCGTCGGATCGCAGTGGCCCACGGCCCTGGGGCTCGGCGTGGCCGGATTCGTGGTGGTCGCCGCTCTGGTGATCGTGGATGCCCGCCTGGTGAAGAAGCAGTAGCGCGACGCCGACGCCGCCCACTGATGGTCACGCTCCCGCAGCGCGCCGTTCCGGCGATCCTGAAGCTCACCGGGCGCAACAAGGTCTTCTGGGACCGCGAGGCCGCCGAGCAGCGCGTGGAGGACCGAGTGCTGCGCCCACGCTCCTTCGCCCCGCCCAAGCGGCTTCGCGCCGAGGTCAGCATCACCCGCGAGGAGATCCGCGGCTGGCCCGTCTACACGATCACGCCCCGGGCCGCCGAGGGCGAACCGCAGGGCAACACCGTCTTCGTCCACGGCGGCGGCTGGGTCAGTGAGATCGCGGCGCAGCATTGGCGGCTGGCCGCTGGCATCGCCGCGGAG is part of the Nesterenkonia lacusekhoensis genome and encodes:
- a CDS encoding putative hydro-lyase; the encoded protein is MSDVGTFHTGPRDRGQTSPAELDPGQLSPAQSRALFRAGLRRPTSGFSPGYAQANLLAVPRELAFDMLLFAQRNPKSCPVLGVLEAGQVNSEPLEGGDIRTDLPAYRVYRDGELVAEPNEVIEQWRPDLVAFLIGCSFTFEAPLLAAGIPIAHMEQGVNVPMYKTSVRCRPAGALSGPLVVSMRPLPADRIADAVRITSRYPGVHGAPVHIGSPREIGIRDLSAPDFGDAVEVPEGWTPVFWACGVTPQAAVMESAPELAISHAPGHMLITDLPDAELQVP
- a CDS encoding urea carboxylase-associated family protein, with amino-acid sequence MNTYAQPAAYQSLPGGPLDADRSFYDRLAAAGRTLTQEFEIPVRSGQAWEVPAGSVVRISSVEGPQVGDLNMWSRHNPRERFWASRTRQLQRASMTTYDRFWSTLPYLRPMATVIADSLAEHPDAEVIHDLLGTRCDPYVNRMLAGYDFDHHCHSNLTRAVQPYGLTEFDVHDVLNVFQFAGLNENREYFMDSCPARPASAGHPADHFEFFAEIDLLCALSTCPGGDLSVHMWGPEAASTEEQLEHCHPLRVEVFTLEEEVLQGWESPATAAYQGKDGRNGLRPVPHAHASP
- a CDS encoding DUF368 domain-containing protein, producing MTSPAETAEQEPRERKTSLPGNLIRGGLIGIVETVPGVSGGTVALVVGIYEQLIASASHMVSALRTLITGPDRVSGATAHLAEVRWRVIVPVVIGMALAVFTIAGPISTAVENHPELTRAAFFGMVLASLAVPLRMAGKVGGKHILAGIVAAVLTFWLVSLPPTDVEASALTIIPAAAVAVSALMLPGLSGSFLLLTFGLYEPTMNAVSERDFGYLGLFAVGMLIGGIVIVKALRWLLAHHHTFTLIVLAGVMVGALRVLWPWQAEDRTLEAVGSQWPTALGLGVAGFVVVAALVIVDARLVKKQ